A region from the Mycolicibacterium phlei genome encodes:
- a CDS encoding Ig-like domain-containing protein: MQTSGQTYARHIGRIGALAVALGVGAAVATGLGAGTAWADDDSDSSSSNSSSSSSDPDTSSTGGDTGATVSSPAHDDGGSDGDASQDAGPRAPSVPEMKVRSSGGAHTANTFDSSDSSDAGAETGTNSIVSTRTVVQRRDSSHEDDTDSVAVVRAVSTQSVPDAQPEPAEPAPSAALWGVLGWTARREAQGELRDAAAQIAVATAAADEGAGGEEPKNQPPVVMDATYTIDFYDVLEIRAVESAHDPDGDPMWVSAVGKTFYGSITVSEGSIFYMPTLRETDTMVTEKFSYTITDAAGNSSTATVIVNIRPPKADPVAVDDNVSTSVNTPVTIDVLRNDSGVLKLVSVGNPQYGTVVLTREGLVSYTPKENFTGVDTFQYTVVDGKGVSHTATVTVEVRGKEDTGPTYTVERDDKLTVPVETGVRDPKYDGWKVNLDKKPENGTLELNDDGSFTYVPNEGFVGQDTFAYYVTNGKEKVGPFVAVINVTDRELAEPEDPTQPIEFETPVAAPGLGVPFATSSAIGVCWDDWMPWQQGPGALNLTCLYPEARREV; encoded by the coding sequence ATGCAGACTTCAGGTCAGACGTACGCCCGTCACATCGGTCGCATCGGAGCCCTCGCGGTCGCGCTGGGCGTGGGTGCGGCGGTGGCCACGGGACTGGGCGCGGGAACCGCGTGGGCGGACGACGATTCCGATTCGTCTTCGTCGAACTCGTCGAGTTCGTCGTCGGATCCGGACACCTCGAGCACCGGCGGCGACACCGGTGCGACCGTGAGCTCCCCCGCCCACGATGACGGCGGATCAGACGGCGATGCGTCCCAGGACGCCGGGCCGCGCGCGCCGTCCGTGCCGGAGATGAAGGTCCGCAGCTCCGGCGGCGCCCACACCGCCAACACCTTCGACTCCTCCGACTCCTCCGACGCTGGGGCCGAGACCGGCACCAACAGCATCGTCTCCACGAGAACCGTTGTGCAGCGCCGTGATTCCTCGCACGAGGACGACACCGACTCCGTCGCTGTGGTTCGGGCGGTGTCGACGCAGTCCGTGCCGGACGCGCAGCCCGAACCGGCCGAGCCGGCGCCGTCGGCGGCACTGTGGGGCGTGCTGGGCTGGACCGCCCGCCGCGAGGCCCAGGGCGAACTGCGCGATGCGGCCGCCCAGATCGCCGTCGCGACCGCCGCGGCCGATGAGGGCGCCGGCGGGGAGGAACCGAAGAACCAGCCGCCGGTCGTCATGGACGCCACGTACACGATCGACTTCTACGACGTCCTGGAGATCCGGGCCGTGGAGTCCGCGCACGACCCCGACGGCGACCCGATGTGGGTCAGCGCGGTGGGTAAGACGTTCTACGGTTCGATCACGGTGTCCGAGGGTTCGATCTTCTACATGCCCACCCTGCGCGAGACCGACACGATGGTCACCGAGAAGTTCAGCTACACGATCACCGACGCGGCTGGCAACAGCAGCACCGCGACGGTCATCGTCAACATCCGGCCGCCGAAGGCCGACCCCGTCGCCGTCGATGACAACGTGTCGACCTCCGTTAACACCCCGGTCACGATCGACGTGCTCCGCAACGACAGCGGGGTGCTGAAACTGGTCTCGGTCGGCAACCCGCAGTACGGGACCGTGGTGCTCACCCGGGAGGGCCTGGTGTCCTACACGCCGAAGGAGAACTTCACCGGCGTCGACACCTTCCAGTACACCGTCGTCGACGGCAAGGGCGTGTCGCACACCGCGACCGTGACCGTCGAGGTCCGGGGCAAGGAGGACACCGGTCCGACCTACACCGTCGAGCGGGACGACAAGCTGACCGTTCCGGTCGAGACCGGGGTGCGCGACCCGAAGTACGACGGCTGGAAGGTCAACCTGGACAAGAAGCCGGAGAACGGCACCCTGGAGTTGAACGACGACGGGTCGTTCACCTACGTCCCGAACGAGGGTTTCGTCGGCCAGGACACGTTCGCCTACTACGTCACCAACGGCAAGGAGAAGGTCGGGCCGTTCGTCGCGGTGATCAACGTGACCGACCGCGAGCTGGCCGAGCCGGAGGACCCGACGCAGCCGATCGAGTTCGAAACACCCGTGGCGGCACCGGGTCTGGGCGTCCCGTTCGCGACGTCCTCGGCGATCGGGGTGTGCTGGGACGACTGGATGCCATGGCAGCAGGGCCCGGGTGCGCTGAACCTGACCTGTCTGTACCCGGAGGCCCGCCGCGAGGTGTGA
- the dapD gene encoding 2,3,4,5-tetrahydropyridine-2,6-dicarboxylate N-succinyltransferase, whose amino-acid sequence MSSATGATGVGVATIAADGSVLDTWFPAPELVDGGQTGTETGTVRLSADEAPAELAALVGRDEDREVETVVVRTTIASLADKAVDAHDAYLRLHLLSHRLVRPHGLNADGLFGVLTNVVWTNHGPCAIEGFETVRARLRRRGQVAVYGVDKFPRMVDYVLPSGVRIADADRVRLGAHLAPGTTVMHEGFVNFNAGTLGSSMVEGRISAGVVVGDGSDIGGGASIMGTLSGGGTEVISIGQRCLLGANAGLGISLGDDCVVEAGLYVTAGTKVLTADGQTVKARELSGANNLLFRRNSLSGAVEVVKRDGTGITLNEALHQN is encoded by the coding sequence GTGAGTTCCGCAACTGGTGCAACAGGCGTTGGCGTCGCGACGATCGCGGCGGACGGATCCGTTCTCGACACGTGGTTCCCGGCTCCGGAGCTGGTGGACGGCGGCCAAACCGGCACCGAGACCGGCACGGTCCGGCTGTCCGCGGACGAGGCGCCGGCCGAGCTCGCCGCGCTGGTGGGCCGCGACGAGGACCGCGAGGTCGAGACCGTGGTGGTGCGCACCACGATCGCGTCGCTGGCCGATAAGGCCGTCGACGCCCACGACGCGTACCTGCGCCTGCACCTGCTGTCGCACCGGCTGGTACGGCCGCACGGCCTCAACGCCGACGGTCTGTTCGGTGTGCTGACCAACGTGGTGTGGACCAACCACGGGCCCTGCGCGATCGAGGGTTTCGAGACGGTGCGCGCGCGGCTGCGCCGCCGCGGCCAGGTCGCGGTGTACGGGGTGGACAAGTTCCCGCGGATGGTCGACTACGTGCTGCCGTCCGGGGTGCGTATCGCCGACGCCGACCGGGTGCGGCTGGGCGCGCACCTGGCGCCGGGCACGACGGTCATGCACGAGGGTTTCGTGAACTTCAACGCCGGCACGCTCGGCAGCTCGATGGTCGAGGGCCGGATCTCGGCGGGCGTGGTCGTCGGCGACGGCTCCGACATCGGCGGCGGCGCGTCGATCATGGGCACGCTGTCCGGCGGTGGCACCGAGGTGATCTCGATCGGCCAGCGCTGCCTGCTGGGCGCCAATGCGGGCCTGGGCATCTCGCTCGGCGACGACTGCGTCGTGGAGGCGGGGCTGTACGTGACCGCTGGGACCAAGGTGCTGACCGCCGACGGGCAGACCGTCAAGGCCAGGGAGCTGTCGGGCGCGAACAACCTGCTGTTCCGCCGCAATTCGTTGTCGGGCGCGGTCGAGGTCGTCAAGCGCGACGGCACCGGCATCACCCTCAACGAGGCCCTGCACCAGAACTAG